A stretch of the Tachysurus fulvidraco isolate hzauxx_2018 chromosome 18, HZAU_PFXX_2.0, whole genome shotgun sequence genome encodes the following:
- the LOC113648883 gene encoding small integral membrane protein 11 — protein sequence MINWRALDNVPLLLYILAAKTLLLCLAFAGAKLYQQKKEQAALTQQLEMKRKIAQETQELLDNKKDD from the exons ATGATAAACTGGCGG GCTTTGGACAACGTTCCTCTGCTGTTGTACATCCTGGCAGCCAAGACCCTTCTCTTGTGTCTTGCCTTTGCTGGAGCCAAACTGTATCAGCAGAAGAAGGAACAAGCAGCCCTAACACAGCAGTtagagatgaagagaaaaatTGCACAGGAAACACAGGAACTTCTTGACAACAAGAAGGATGACTGA
- the LOC113648688 gene encoding chloride intracellular channel protein 5 isoform X1, with translation MKPSKRQRHLTTKPPTLKDKTEEFFERNFQTGMDHSSENHNVTVIHTELDHLEIGEEDEDLIELANEMDQDIGMKVLDRTTGKQTFGKQFSSPGLHQKAKLSPIMHVIPGKWDTKLVDHASDAEPKVMDVINKDFDKEREMELKKVGLRLSELQAEVEPPGESEHQPHTALQTQNIPESHVELFSLITMEQKVQSGLSALEHQPEMEMAGPAEKDAGEKLAILCKDTKTSVSIKMNDMPKEHSEEEKCVEKTAEQEVVVSSKEEEENPKGYSDNQTEVKVHSPPPTDWEIFLYIKAGIDGESIGNCPFSQRLFMILWLKGVIFNVTTVDLKKKPADLQNLAPGTNPPFITFNGEVLVDVNKIEEFLEEKLTPPRYPKLAVKHPESNCAGIDVFAKFSAYIKNSQKCANDGLEKALLKSLKKLDDYLQSPLSEEIDANSRDDPGPSTRNFLDGPELTLADCNLLPKLHIIRIVAKKYRNFEIPAEMKGIWRYLNSAYQREEFTCTCPAEQETEFAYLDFVKKLI, from the exons ATGAAGCCGTCAAAACGTCAGCGGCACTTAACCACCAAACCCCCAACTCTCAAAGACAAAACGGAGGAGTTTTTCGAAAGAAAC TTCCAAACTGGAATGGATCATTCCTCTGAGAATCATAATGTCACAGTGATCCACACTGAATTGGACCATCTGGAGATCGGggaagaagatgaagatttGATTGAACTAGCAAATGAAATGGATCAGGACATTGGCATGAAAGTATTGGATAGAACAACAGGAAAGCAGACATTTGGCAAACAATTTTCTTCACCTGGTTTACATCAGAAAGCAAAACTGTCCCCAATCATGCATGTAATACCGGGCAAATGGGACACAAAGTTGGTGGATCATGCTAGTGATGCAGAACCTAAAGTAATGGACGTTATAAACAAGGATtttgataaagagagagaaatggagctGAAAAAGGTGGGCTTGAGATTGTCTGAATTACAGGCTGAGGTGGAGCCACCTGGGGAAAGTGAACACCAACCTCACACCGCACTACAAACTCAAAACATACCAGAAAGCCATGTTgaattgttttctttaattaCCATGGAACAAAAAGTACAATCAGGTTTGTCTGCTCTAGAGCATCAACCTGAGATGGAAATGGCAGGACCTGCAGAAAAAGATGCTGGGGAGAAATTAGCAATCCTGTgtaaagacacaaaaacaagtGTTTCAATAAAGATGAATGATATGCCAAAGGAACATTCTGAGGAGGAAAAGTGTGTAGAGAAAACAGCTGAGCAGGAAGTGGTGGTATCCTCCAAG gaagaggaagagaaccCAAAGGGGTATTCAGACAATCAGACTGAGGTGAAGGTTCACAGTCCTCCTCCTACAGACTGGGAGATCTTTCTCTATATAAAG GCAGGAATTGATGGAGAAAGCATTGGCAACTGTCCATTCTCTCAGAGACTCTTCATGATCCTTTGGCTAAAGGGAGTCATCTTTAATGTCACAACTGTGGACCTCAAGAA AAAACCAGCTGATTTGCAAAACCTTGCACCAGGAACTAACCCACCTTTTATTACCTTTAATGGTGAAGTGCTGGTGGATGTTAACAAGATTGAGGAATTTCTTGAGGAAAAGCTTACACCACCACG GTATCCAAAGTTGGCTGTTAAACACCCAGAGTCAAACTGTGCAGGAATAGATGTATTTGCCAAGTTTTCTGCATACATCAAGAACTCtcaaaaatgtgcaaatgatg GTTTGGAGAAAGCTCTGTTGAAATCCCTGAAGAAATTGGATGACTATCTGCAGTCTCCACTGTCAGAGGAGATTGATGCCAACAGCCGTGATGACCCAGGACCATCAACACGCAATTTCCTAGATGGACCAGAGTTAACTCTTGCTGACTGCAACCTGCTTCCCAAACTACACATCATCAGG ATTGTTGCGAAGAAGTATAGAAATTTTGAGATTCCAGCCGAAATGAAAGGAATTTGGCGATACCTGAACTCTGCCTACCAGAGAGAGGAGTTCACCTGCACATGTCCTGCAGAACAAGAGACTGAATTCGCCTATTTGGATTTCGTCAAAAAGCTGATATAA
- the LOC113648688 gene encoding chloride intracellular channel protein 4 isoform X2 yields the protein MAWFDIAAKKFGFPNIELFVKAGIDGESIGNCPFSQRLFMILWLKGVIFNVTTVDLKKKPADLQNLAPGTNPPFITFNGEVLVDVNKIEEFLEEKLTPPRYPKLAVKHPESNCAGIDVFAKFSAYIKNSQKCANDGLEKALLKSLKKLDDYLQSPLSEEIDANSRDDPGPSTRNFLDGPELTLADCNLLPKLHIIRIVAKKYRNFEIPAEMKGIWRYLNSAYQREEFTCTCPAEQETEFAYLDFVKKLI from the exons ATGGCTTGGTTTGATATAGCAGCCAAAAAGTTTGGATTCCCCAATATTGAGCTGTTTGTGAag GCAGGAATTGATGGAGAAAGCATTGGCAACTGTCCATTCTCTCAGAGACTCTTCATGATCCTTTGGCTAAAGGGAGTCATCTTTAATGTCACAACTGTGGACCTCAAGAA AAAACCAGCTGATTTGCAAAACCTTGCACCAGGAACTAACCCACCTTTTATTACCTTTAATGGTGAAGTGCTGGTGGATGTTAACAAGATTGAGGAATTTCTTGAGGAAAAGCTTACACCACCACG GTATCCAAAGTTGGCTGTTAAACACCCAGAGTCAAACTGTGCAGGAATAGATGTATTTGCCAAGTTTTCTGCATACATCAAGAACTCtcaaaaatgtgcaaatgatg GTTTGGAGAAAGCTCTGTTGAAATCCCTGAAGAAATTGGATGACTATCTGCAGTCTCCACTGTCAGAGGAGATTGATGCCAACAGCCGTGATGACCCAGGACCATCAACACGCAATTTCCTAGATGGACCAGAGTTAACTCTTGCTGACTGCAACCTGCTTCCCAAACTACACATCATCAGG ATTGTTGCGAAGAAGTATAGAAATTTTGAGATTCCAGCCGAAATGAAAGGAATTTGGCGATACCTGAACTCTGCCTACCAGAGAGAGGAGTTCACCTGCACATGTCCTGCAGAACAAGAGACTGAATTCGCCTATTTGGATTTCGTCAAAAAGCTGATATAA
- the urp2 gene encoding urotensin II-related peptide, translating to MLDLLSCSVSDEAKMQKRCMRKLLTVVAMVILAPALDAAPVTSEVPDLQKTSLTGDEKPTDPWTSGPDIRDMTTYFDAQEMTVPVRPSGRLDKAINSPHFLDKILAATNAQGRRMNLASVLIDSDGLENIVAATNSLDNQLNLGSLMDEPEIEDRVPMVDSSVRKPLTLISAFVSSNKQSKTKRAKMNSASSTADRREKMLHMLSALEELHRSLNNTLNSHLTFLTRGNSNSRSPGKKNKMISEGNTKSTTVSSVVSRGASAKASTDQVDPKLLNGKAFKKTFPSTPKKTNKRVCFWKYCSQN from the exons atGCTAGATCTGCTATCGTGTAGTGTTTCAGACGAAGCCAAGATGCAGAAACGATGCATGAGGAAATTATTAACAGTAGTAGCAATGGTGATTTTAGCTCCCGCTCTGGATGCTGCACCTGTAACTTCAGAAGTACCAGACCTTCAAAAGACATCATTAACAG GTGACGAGAAACCAACAGATCCTTGGACGAGTGGCCCAGACATCCGCGATATGACTACGTATTTTGACGCACAGGAAATGACAGTCCCTGTAAGACCTTCAGGTCGTTTAGACAAAGCCATAAACAGTCCACATTTCCTGGATAAAATATTGGCAGCAACTAACGCTCAAGGCCGAAGAATGAACCTGGCTTCAGTTCTAATTGATTCTGATGGACTAGAAAATATAGTAGCAGCAACCAACAGTTTGGACAATCAGCTTAACCTTGGCTCTTTAATGGATGAGCCTGAAATAGAGGATCGTGTACCAATGGTAGACAGCAGTGTTCGCAAACCACTGACGCTAATATCAGCGTTTGTAAGttcaaataaacaaagcaaGACCAAAAGAGCAAAGATGAATTCAGCCAGCAGCACAGCAGACAGACGAGAGAAGATGCTGCATATGCTGAGTGCTCTTGAGGAGCTTCATAGGTCACTCAACAATACACTAAACAGCCATCTCACTTTCCTAACAAGAG GTAATAGCAACAGTCGCAGTCcaggaaaaaagaataaaatg ATTTCAGAGGGAAACACGAAATCCACTACGGTGTCATCTGTGGTCAGCAGAGGTGCTTCAGCTAAGGCTAGTACTGACCAAGTGGATCCCAAACTCCTGAACGGAAAGGCATTCAAGAAGACTTTTCCCTCGACTCCTAAGAAAACTAACAAGAGAG tttgtttCTGGAAATACTGCTCTCAGAATTAA